Proteins co-encoded in one Flavobacterium fluviale genomic window:
- a CDS encoding Ig-like domain-containing protein yields MKNINLSNFILLFSVLSFNFSIANENIKTFNKNNKFTSKDHINPKTKKNKKDNFVIDPPKLTAQGDQLYCPQTTINIVTDFTITHDPSENGTQELYIQISSGYSSGLDRLELTNPALHSNIITSWDAVSGKLKLAGLTAATVISYADFVAAVKDVVFTNSSATASGTRTFSITIGQANYLPSTGHYYLFTPNIGVTWTNARDLAAASTYYGLQGYLATVLSADEAKLIGEQATGTGWIGGSDAETEGVWKWVTGPETGTIFWNGNANGSTPNFAFWNTSEPNQLGDEDYAHITEPGVGIRGSWNDLSNTGDTNGNYQPKGYVVEYGGMPGEAPLEIAASTKITILVATPSANPSPVCDSGTFTFTATASIGATIGWYDAATGGNLLGTGTSYTTPSISTSTTYYVDAGCESNRKSVTATVNATPASPIAEQNTYSNCGPGSVTIKASSNIGIINWFTASTGGNSIFSGNNFVTPVISSNTTYYAESSNNGCINSTRIPVDIVIYTPPAVTNETLTLCQLQTITLDAGISGMNYQWSNGAATQTTTVNLGGTYTVDVTSPAPENCTSRKTILVEESKIPQIDRIDVEGTRAIIYLIKAEDYFEYSVDGINFQDSFIFYDVPAGLQTAYAREKSGCGQVTKQFVVLVFPPFFTPNNDTFNDVWEVTGMENYPQAEVTIFDRYGKLVAQLSRSKMGWDGNLNQIPLPASDYWYALKIDETMPVLRGHFTLKR; encoded by the coding sequence ATGAAAAATATTAATTTATCAAACTTTATTCTTTTATTTTCCGTTTTAAGTTTTAATTTTTCCATTGCAAATGAAAATATAAAAACTTTTAACAAAAACAATAAATTTACTTCAAAAGACCATATAAACCCAAAAACAAAAAAGAATAAAAAAGATAATTTCGTAATTGATCCTCCAAAACTTACAGCGCAAGGAGATCAATTATACTGTCCGCAAACCACAATTAATATTGTTACTGATTTCACTATCACCCATGATCCATCAGAAAACGGGACACAGGAACTTTATATTCAGATTTCATCAGGATATTCAAGCGGACTTGATCGCTTAGAATTAACAAATCCGGCTTTACATTCAAATATTATAACCAGCTGGGATGCAGTTTCAGGAAAATTAAAATTAGCGGGATTAACCGCGGCAACTGTAATTTCGTATGCTGATTTTGTTGCCGCAGTAAAAGATGTTGTATTCACCAATTCCTCTGCAACAGCCTCTGGAACAAGAACTTTTTCTATTACGATTGGACAGGCTAATTACCTTCCTTCTACAGGACATTACTATTTATTTACTCCAAATATTGGCGTTACATGGACAAATGCAAGAGATTTAGCAGCTGCTAGTACTTACTATGGCCTGCAAGGATATTTAGCTACAGTTTTATCTGCCGATGAGGCTAAATTAATAGGCGAGCAAGCTACTGGAACCGGATGGATTGGTGGAAGCGACGCTGAAACGGAAGGCGTCTGGAAATGGGTTACCGGCCCCGAAACCGGAACTATTTTTTGGAATGGAAACGCAAACGGCTCAACGCCAAATTTTGCTTTTTGGAATACCAGCGAACCGAATCAGCTGGGAGATGAAGATTACGCCCATATTACAGAGCCAGGCGTTGGAATAAGAGGCTCTTGGAACGATTTATCCAATACTGGAGATACAAATGGTAATTATCAGCCGAAAGGATATGTTGTAGAATATGGCGGAATGCCTGGCGAAGCTCCATTGGAAATTGCAGCAAGTACAAAAATTACGATTCTAGTTGCAACTCCGTCAGCAAATCCGAGTCCAGTTTGTGATTCGGGAACTTTTACATTTACTGCAACAGCATCAATTGGAGCGACTATTGGATGGTATGATGCCGCTACGGGAGGAAATTTATTAGGGACTGGAACTTCTTACACAACTCCATCGATAAGCACAAGTACCACTTATTATGTTGATGCGGGCTGCGAATCGAATAGAAAATCTGTAACCGCCACAGTAAATGCAACACCAGCATCGCCAATTGCAGAACAAAACACATATTCAAATTGCGGACCTGGATCTGTAACTATTAAAGCAAGTTCAAATATTGGAATAATCAACTGGTTTACAGCTTCTACAGGAGGAAATAGTATTTTTTCGGGAAATAATTTTGTAACTCCCGTAATTTCTTCCAACACGACTTATTATGCAGAATCTTCTAATAACGGATGTATTAATTCGACTCGAATTCCTGTAGACATTGTAATTTATACACCTCCTGCAGTAACTAATGAAACTTTAACTTTGTGCCAGCTTCAAACTATAACATTAGACGCAGGGATTTCTGGAATGAATTATCAATGGTCAAATGGAGCAGCAACTCAAACTACAACTGTTAATCTAGGTGGAACTTATACTGTAGATGTTACAAGTCCAGCTCCTGAAAATTGTACCAGTAGAAAAACTATACTAGTTGAAGAGAGCAAAATTCCACAAATTGATCGTATAGATGTCGAAGGAACAAGGGCTATTATCTATCTCATTAAAGCTGAAGATTATTTTGAATACTCTGTAGACGGAATCAACTTTCAGGATTCTTTTATTTTCTATGATGTTCCTGCTGGACTTCAAACGGCATATGCGCGAGAAAAAAGTGGATGCGGACAAGTTACAAAACAATTTGTAGTTCTTGTTTTTCCTCCATTTTTCACTCCCAATAATGATACTTTTAATGATGTTTGGGAAGTTACAGGCATGGAAAATTATCCGCAGGCAGAAGTTACTATTTTTGATAGATACGGAAAATTAGTTGCTCAATTAAGCAGATCAAAAATGGGCTGGGATGGTAATTTAAACCAAATCCCTCTTCCCGCTTCTGATTATTGGTATGCTCTAAAAATTGACGAAACAATGCCTGTTTTAAGAGGTCATTTTACTTTGAAAAGATAG
- a CDS encoding RNA methyltransferase: MRKLENSELDRKSIEDFKKSEKTPLILVLDDIRSLHNIGSVFRTADAFLIEKIILCGITATPPNKEIHKTALGATETVAWEHHENVLEVIENLKKENVLTMAIEQVESAIFLQDFTIEKDQKYALVFGNEVYGVAQEAVAICDGCIEIPQLGTKHSLNIAVSAGIVVWDLFQKINWPK, from the coding sequence ATGAGAAAACTCGAAAACAGCGAACTAGACCGTAAATCTATTGAAGATTTTAAGAAATCTGAAAAAACACCTTTAATATTAGTTTTAGATGATATCCGAAGCCTTCACAATATTGGTTCTGTTTTTAGAACTGCTGATGCGTTTTTGATTGAGAAGATTATTCTGTGCGGTATTACTGCCACTCCTCCAAATAAAGAAATTCATAAAACTGCACTTGGCGCAACCGAAACTGTAGCTTGGGAACATCACGAAAATGTTCTTGAAGTTATTGAAAATTTAAAGAAAGAAAATGTGCTGACAATGGCCATTGAACAAGTTGAAAGTGCGATTTTTCTTCAAGATTTTACAATTGAAAAAGATCAAAAATATGCACTCGTTTTTGGTAACGAAGTCTATGGTGTTGCTCAAGAGGCTGTTGCAATATGCGACGGATGTATTGAAATTCCTCAGCTTGGAACCAAACACTCTCTTAATATAGCAGTTAGCGCTGGAATTGTAGTTTGGGATTTGTTTCAAAAAATAAATTGGCCTAAATAG
- a CDS encoding DUF1573 domain-containing protein: MKKIILFAMLAVAGITASNAQTTKKAKTAKVAKVEGAGMAFETETIDYGTIAHNADGKREFVFVNNGTKPLIITNTTGSCGCTVPTTPKEPIAPGAKGVIGVKYATDRVGAFTKTVTVTSNAEGQPTKILTIKGTVLPDPVKS, from the coding sequence ATGAAAAAAATAATTTTATTCGCTATGTTGGCTGTAGCTGGTATTACAGCTAGTAATGCACAAACAACTAAAAAAGCTAAAACTGCTAAAGTTGCTAAAGTTGAAGGAGCTGGAATGGCTTTTGAAACTGAAACTATCGATTACGGAACTATCGCTCACAATGCTGATGGTAAACGTGAGTTTGTTTTTGTTAACAACGGAACTAAACCATTAATCATTACTAACACTACGGGATCTTGCGGATGTACTGTTCCAACTACTCCAAAAGAACCAATCGCACCAGGTGCTAAAGGTGTTATCGGAGTAAAATATGCTACTGACAGAGTTGGTGCTTTTACAAAAACTGTAACTGTTACTTCTAACGCTGAAGGTCAACCTACAAAAATCCTTACTATTAAAGGTACTGTTTTACCAGATCCAGTAAAAAGCTAA